The following proteins are encoded in a genomic region of Methylibium petroleiphilum PM1:
- a CDS encoding phosphoadenosine phosphosulfate reductase family protein → MAEHHVLGLSGGKDSAALAVYMRLHHPELEIKYFFTDTGKELPEVYEFLGRLEGFLGRPINYLNPHRDFDFWLRQYGNFLPSASTRWCTRKLKLEPFKNWIKPWLAAGDSVHSYVAIRSDEDHREGMVAQHENLSVHLPFREAGVDKLAVLEILEGSGLGLPKYYDWRSRSGCTFCFFQQKVEWVRLKQIHPDEFEKAKAYEKTAIEHGSPFTWAHREPLTELEQPERMAEIETDFELRKQRELARRKPNPLRPVTCEPVDIDDLYLEDEGGGACLVCHK, encoded by the coding sequence ATGGCAGAACACCATGTGCTGGGCCTGTCCGGAGGAAAGGACAGTGCGGCCCTGGCCGTTTACATGCGGCTCCACCACCCGGAGCTCGAGATCAAGTACTTCTTCACGGACACCGGCAAGGAGCTGCCCGAGGTGTACGAGTTCCTGGGGCGCCTCGAGGGCTTCTTGGGCCGTCCGATCAACTACCTGAACCCGCATCGGGACTTCGACTTCTGGCTTCGCCAATATGGCAACTTCCTGCCATCAGCGAGCACTCGCTGGTGCACGCGCAAGCTCAAGCTGGAACCGTTTAAGAACTGGATCAAGCCTTGGCTGGCCGCCGGCGACAGCGTGCATAGCTACGTTGCGATACGGTCGGATGAGGATCATCGGGAAGGCATGGTCGCCCAGCATGAAAACCTTTCGGTGCACCTGCCCTTCCGCGAAGCCGGCGTCGACAAACTCGCCGTGCTTGAGATTCTCGAAGGCTCTGGGCTCGGCTTGCCGAAGTACTACGATTGGCGCTCGCGCAGCGGCTGCACGTTTTGCTTCTTCCAGCAGAAGGTCGAGTGGGTTCGCCTGAAGCAGATTCATCCGGATGAGTTCGAGAAGGCAAAGGCCTACGAGAAGACCGCCATCGAACACGGATCGCCGTTCACGTGGGCACACCGGGAGCCGCTGACCGAACTGGAACAACCCGAACGGATGGCCGAGATCGAGACGGACTTCGAGCTCCGCAAGCAACGCGAGTTGGCGCGCCGCAAGCCCAACCCGCTGCGGCCGGTGACCTGCGAGCCTGTCGACATCGACGACCTCTACCTCGAGGACGAAGGCGGGGGCGCTTGCCTCGTGTGCCACAAGTAG
- a CDS encoding DUF262 domain-containing protein: MAQPFTHSAEALHGFFSQMGRGFYIPYYQRNYSWDDENAKKLITDIFAAVRRTLSKPTHALFLGTVILHDEKNPKLGTHFDTPNLLTKVSNVVDGQQRITSLAILACVFAEYAGRLASQLTTVGGAHAEFASLANELTDEVRLIREFFSVETTKGGAQPSRKPIVIRAGDVTSNPVSDQWTLAGAIDAFYRSNTSSLLANAINGVKLADLALDDRLKSVVEEFIDTIDSQLETADQVLASRLLVANDMEGSALERFTGYPPDLTKIGALGAPEQKCFYSAVLLLAASIYLRKGCHVVVIECLDESLAFDMFQSLNATGTPLTAFEVFKPAVVKAWGANYSTGIKPQVDRIERVFDEESTADRKEDLTDRVIVSTALVYDGTELSKRFSEERDWLTATLPAPPSALAATFVQALADQAEYFDVVVKPRRSPKNSTNLGLVTHLQQLGMPLDDADLAALCIYFVRDAQHAMAHSVLSLFYAKLLRAKGDPVALAGASAEFLSAAKAVAAFFTLWMGASQGRFPDSDYRKLFDQHAPNMSLKGGAANQTAAYLKGALRLALAGQGIYDATSSIAARPLWVNAAKGSPWYQRKTVCKFGLFVSAHDVGVDLAAGREGFYVDGKPGSVPMLTSKAWHASAFEVIEHVATRDQPKKLTFPAMFDPAIYPGNTSIVDKIGNLTLLSMPVNSSVYSEWPDKAFYYWHLTTPTSTAAGPSSGALMASLGIASLPPSLSTLSAGTQHVPHLAPLALRGTVGAKWDASFIEQRSQHLCERIFDKLDGWLR, translated from the coding sequence TTGGCTCAGCCGTTTACCCACAGCGCCGAAGCACTGCATGGCTTCTTTTCTCAGATGGGCAGGGGCTTCTACATCCCCTACTACCAGCGGAACTACTCATGGGATGACGAAAACGCGAAGAAGCTCATCACGGACATCTTCGCCGCCGTTCGCCGCACGCTCTCTAAGCCCACGCATGCGCTGTTCCTCGGCACGGTCATTCTTCATGACGAAAAGAATCCGAAGCTGGGAACCCACTTCGACACGCCGAATCTGTTGACCAAAGTTTCCAACGTGGTCGACGGCCAGCAGCGCATCACGTCCCTAGCCATCCTCGCATGCGTGTTTGCTGAGTACGCGGGACGGTTGGCGAGCCAGCTGACCACGGTCGGCGGCGCCCATGCCGAGTTCGCAAGCTTGGCGAACGAACTGACCGACGAGGTCCGTCTGATTCGCGAGTTCTTTTCCGTGGAGACGACCAAGGGGGGGGCCCAGCCGAGCCGCAAGCCCATCGTCATTCGCGCCGGTGACGTGACCAGCAACCCCGTCTCGGACCAATGGACGTTGGCCGGCGCCATCGACGCGTTCTATCGGTCCAACACTTCATCGCTACTGGCGAATGCGATCAATGGGGTCAAGCTGGCGGACTTGGCGCTGGATGATCGTTTGAAGTCGGTCGTCGAAGAGTTCATCGATACCATTGATTCGCAGCTTGAGACTGCGGACCAGGTGCTGGCCTCGCGCCTACTTGTCGCGAACGATATGGAAGGCAGCGCGCTTGAACGCTTCACCGGATACCCCCCGGACCTTACGAAGATCGGAGCCTTGGGAGCACCAGAGCAGAAGTGCTTCTATTCGGCGGTGCTGTTGCTCGCGGCTTCGATCTATCTGCGCAAAGGGTGTCATGTTGTCGTGATCGAATGCTTGGACGAGAGTCTGGCGTTCGACATGTTCCAGTCGCTCAATGCCACCGGCACTCCGCTAACCGCATTTGAGGTGTTCAAGCCGGCCGTCGTGAAGGCCTGGGGAGCCAACTACTCAACGGGCATCAAGCCGCAGGTGGATCGCATCGAGCGCGTTTTCGATGAAGAGAGCACCGCTGATCGGAAGGAGGACCTCACCGATCGGGTGATTGTGTCGACCGCGTTGGTGTATGACGGGACCGAGCTGAGCAAGCGCTTCAGCGAAGAACGGGACTGGTTGACGGCCACGCTGCCAGCGCCGCCGAGCGCCTTGGCTGCGACGTTCGTTCAGGCGTTAGCTGACCAAGCGGAGTATTTCGATGTCGTCGTCAAGCCACGGCGATCCCCGAAGAACTCGACCAACCTGGGCTTGGTGACGCACCTCCAGCAGCTCGGCATGCCGCTCGACGATGCGGACCTGGCGGCCCTATGCATCTACTTCGTTCGCGATGCACAGCATGCCATGGCGCACTCTGTCCTCAGCCTGTTCTACGCCAAGCTTCTTCGGGCCAAGGGCGACCCGGTGGCATTGGCTGGCGCATCGGCAGAGTTTCTGTCAGCCGCGAAGGCGGTCGCGGCGTTCTTCACCCTTTGGATGGGAGCGTCGCAAGGGCGATTCCCTGATTCGGACTACCGCAAGCTCTTCGACCAGCATGCGCCGAACATGTCCCTGAAGGGAGGCGCTGCCAACCAGACAGCCGCCTACCTCAAGGGTGCCCTCCGCTTGGCCCTCGCTGGCCAGGGGATCTACGATGCGACCAGCAGCATCGCAGCTCGCCCGCTCTGGGTGAACGCTGCGAAGGGTTCGCCGTGGTATCAGCGAAAGACCGTATGCAAGTTCGGGTTGTTCGTCTCAGCGCACGACGTTGGGGTCGATCTCGCCGCTGGACGAGAGGGCTTCTACGTCGATGGCAAGCCCGGTTCGGTGCCAATGCTGACCTCAAAGGCTTGGCACGCTTCAGCCTTCGAGGTGATCGAGCACGTGGCGACACGTGACCAGCCCAAGAAGTTGACGTTTCCTGCGATGTTCGATCCGGCGATCTACCCGGGCAACACGTCCATCGTCGACAAGATTGGCAACCTGACCCTACTGTCAATGCCGGTGAACTCGTCGGTGTACTCGGAGTGGCCGGACAAGGCCTTCTACTACTGGCACCTGACCACGCCAACCAGTACCGCCGCAGGCCCGAGTTCCGGTGCCCTCATGGCGAGCCTGGGGATCGCTTCGCTACCACCGAGCCTCAGCACGCTGAGTGCAGGGACTCAACACGTGCCGCACTTGGCGCCGTTGGCCCTGCGCGGAACTGTCGGCGCGAAGTGGGATGCGTCGTTCATCGAGCAGCGGTCTCAGCACCTGTGTGAGCGCATCTTTGACAAGCTCGACGGCTGGCTGCGCTAG
- a CDS encoding FtsK/SpoIIIE domain-containing protein: MSIADIIVGRVGAAILRQRIATAKQADGASEAPALFRLDRLSSGHIAAIVREIHSDTTLRALVDVRIPRTLVVNETLHPDLLTEENAGAVRNTPTDKAAMLTANGLEPNLEDTLGHVTPIGAAEFHGQAAEWVEATILGTGLLLADDDHQVFIAALRGLLAAEEFSLHQLAAFCAAIGQASKSEGLPIRAAIGRALPELRLPRDTALFTNSRTYGIAITPWRKAFEKLFNERAPLVVKQRKNGQTIDGADIRDRFEENEANIKLEARPVIGGFIAAQPGDLDVARALCDFEWEADGIHLLFDRPKEKKRGLADETTEFFKEDCNDTDVLSPEWEAHLVDLRTREKRNEWTDEDEQFFDLHRAYLDQHPKLKARWEKALFGKPIDCTDFLEGLVTAIQRLTAAEASAVGDRRVRIKVARGRKDWRERFNHDIGNYFSTMYRALRVLLQERVSFERSVPNYPGLPDPLFDFPAFLEFERARKPESAKPVISVARQQIQLKFEVALEIRQGDKVVSADKTHLIWWGQPEAIGLQLLDDVQRLRQKGTIACTEVPRRLVSKKGGIQSVSLLDVSTLEATFGRDAGSLVPQPAKIRNLGREVSQAIKQLKEQERLTPEQAKAIVEAWDRFQETYQQALGDMIGRGLHTDAVMQQAEHFAALLRLLKDNARGDVARSKLVNLILRAGTVVVTGDQPSLVVPPWHPERMKALAVKLRRTAGLINHLLSSEHIDFGDRNIFFQEFTEELAHPFYPEVAVADRNGAPVLVAESSTVNGYSLMEQPVQSGDDELTDVSPTEAARQVRELIERYVGLQRHEASSMSVVLYNADAAALPLATVRALTDLESEESDLQCNVAVRHTDPGKLRKLYAELVSKSDADPDVPVVSETSDNFMSKLRISVVPTSGSLPESAHGFRPFDIAFLHDVVARTASPEWVPQHWLNDRDSLEHAPSRWSYRSVSGENELKSTTFLTCPQQTASGRAYVDMVGAVVRQQDPPAGHHLVPARQISLKNERLGDIFRDAHQIAEWVATYDELLDKRQLLANDIKVVRYRRHRTNGRNMIVSSTSELRLLKVLARRRIDELGLNVPVDRLDAAADRVIRDALAVSGDIVLRAAKRGVSAGEMLGLTLSRYLVQHEFWRVCGSPQKSPVQVFFLLDDYASWLAQRESRIADLLGLCIEESSEGIRLHLAVVESKYVAAEAAADAKRGSRAQLLATLTTLREALFGDPGRLDRDLWLARLADLLIDAVIPPDQTALLERARDEIRKGTVQLSLRGYSHVFLHSADAGQPDTQSMRAPVEISAPAIAFQEVFDRTALRRIAEAYAQERDPTEVRESIGGDKPWQLSDAHAPAARVTWTDMIGKLVGDTAPPPVAAAPAAPEAPAAVVPGEEPAAAAPEPAVPLEPAVPLAVAAPLDVAAPQPAAAYGPALTQLIGSHAGSASTATDDREAWAREMTAALKKALNSYGLQANVIGTRLTPNGCLVRLAGSDRLRVEDIESKRMQLLTTHSLQLVTVQPKPGEIIVSIAGEKRQAVSLWDVWARRELKRNAAGINTSFALGLQELNGNVLYLNLGGDFGGLSQHEPHSLVAGATGSGKSVLIQSLLLDIAATNPSRLAKIVLIDPKMGVDYAALEALPHLREPIITTQERAIEVLKALVEEMDQRYRQFAEVRARDLPTFNSKITPDRRLPMIVLVHDEFADWMLDDNYKGVVSAAVARLGVKARAAGIHLVFAAQRPDKDVMPMQLRENLGNRLILKVASEATSKIALDRPGAELLLGKGHLAAKLAGEQGLVFGQAPFLNDDDIAAAVAAIVNDDN, from the coding sequence GTGAGCATCGCAGACATCATTGTCGGCCGCGTGGGCGCGGCCATCCTTCGCCAGCGCATTGCCACTGCCAAGCAAGCTGACGGCGCCTCCGAGGCGCCGGCGCTGTTTCGTCTTGACCGTCTGAGCAGCGGCCACATCGCGGCAATCGTTCGTGAGATCCACAGCGACACCACGCTCCGGGCGCTGGTTGACGTGCGCATCCCCAGGACTCTCGTCGTCAACGAGACCCTGCATCCCGACCTGCTAACCGAAGAGAACGCGGGAGCCGTTCGCAACACGCCCACCGACAAGGCGGCGATGCTGACGGCCAACGGTCTCGAGCCAAACCTCGAAGACACCCTGGGCCATGTCACGCCCATCGGCGCAGCCGAGTTTCACGGCCAGGCCGCGGAGTGGGTCGAGGCGACGATCCTCGGCACCGGGCTACTGCTGGCCGACGATGACCATCAGGTCTTCATCGCAGCCCTCCGTGGCCTGCTCGCCGCCGAGGAGTTTTCGCTCCACCAGCTGGCCGCGTTCTGTGCGGCGATTGGCCAAGCCTCGAAGTCCGAAGGACTTCCCATCCGCGCGGCCATCGGCCGTGCGCTGCCGGAACTGCGCTTGCCCCGCGATACGGCGCTGTTCACAAACAGCCGCACCTATGGCATTGCCATCACGCCATGGCGCAAGGCGTTCGAGAAGCTCTTCAACGAACGGGCCCCGCTGGTCGTCAAGCAGCGAAAGAACGGCCAGACGATCGATGGCGCGGACATCCGCGACCGGTTCGAAGAGAACGAGGCCAATATCAAGCTTGAGGCGCGGCCGGTCATTGGCGGCTTCATCGCCGCGCAGCCGGGGGACCTCGACGTGGCGCGGGCGCTGTGCGACTTCGAGTGGGAGGCCGATGGCATCCACCTGCTGTTCGACCGACCGAAGGAGAAGAAGCGAGGCCTGGCCGACGAGACGACCGAGTTCTTCAAGGAAGATTGCAACGACACAGATGTCCTGTCGCCGGAGTGGGAAGCTCACCTGGTCGATCTCAGGACCCGCGAGAAGCGCAACGAGTGGACCGATGAGGACGAGCAGTTCTTCGACCTTCATCGCGCCTACCTCGACCAACATCCGAAGCTCAAGGCAAGGTGGGAGAAGGCCCTTTTTGGGAAGCCCATCGACTGCACGGACTTCCTGGAGGGCCTGGTCACCGCCATCCAACGGCTGACAGCGGCCGAAGCCAGCGCCGTGGGTGATCGACGAGTCCGGATCAAGGTCGCCCGCGGCCGCAAGGATTGGCGCGAGCGCTTCAACCACGACATCGGGAACTACTTCTCGACGATGTACCGGGCGCTGCGGGTGCTCTTGCAAGAGCGCGTGTCGTTCGAGCGCTCGGTGCCGAACTACCCCGGGCTGCCGGACCCGCTGTTCGACTTCCCGGCCTTTCTGGAGTTCGAGCGCGCGCGCAAACCCGAGTCGGCCAAGCCGGTGATCTCCGTCGCGCGTCAGCAGATCCAGCTCAAGTTCGAGGTCGCACTGGAAATCCGCCAGGGCGACAAAGTCGTGTCGGCGGACAAGACGCACCTGATCTGGTGGGGGCAGCCCGAGGCCATCGGCCTGCAGCTCCTGGACGACGTGCAGCGGCTGCGCCAGAAGGGCACGATCGCCTGCACCGAAGTACCGCGTCGGCTGGTCAGCAAGAAGGGCGGCATCCAGTCGGTCTCTCTGCTCGATGTGAGCACGCTGGAGGCTACCTTCGGACGCGACGCGGGCTCCCTGGTCCCGCAGCCCGCGAAGATCCGCAACCTCGGCCGCGAAGTGTCGCAAGCGATCAAGCAGCTTAAGGAGCAGGAGCGCCTCACCCCGGAGCAGGCGAAGGCCATCGTCGAGGCCTGGGATCGCTTCCAGGAGACGTACCAGCAGGCCCTCGGCGACATGATCGGCCGCGGTCTGCACACTGATGCGGTGATGCAGCAGGCCGAGCACTTTGCGGCGCTGCTGCGGCTGCTCAAAGACAACGCCCGAGGCGATGTCGCGCGATCGAAGCTGGTCAACCTGATCCTGCGTGCCGGGACCGTTGTTGTCACCGGCGACCAGCCCAGCCTCGTCGTGCCCCCGTGGCATCCCGAGCGGATGAAGGCACTTGCTGTCAAGCTCAGGCGCACGGCCGGCCTGATCAACCACCTGCTGTCTTCCGAGCACATCGACTTCGGGGACCGCAACATCTTCTTCCAGGAGTTCACCGAAGAGCTGGCCCACCCCTTCTACCCCGAGGTCGCCGTCGCCGACCGCAACGGGGCGCCCGTGCTTGTAGCTGAGTCCAGTACGGTCAACGGCTACAGCCTGATGGAGCAGCCGGTGCAATCGGGCGACGATGAGCTGACCGATGTGAGCCCCACGGAAGCCGCACGGCAAGTGCGTGAGCTCATCGAACGCTACGTCGGCCTGCAGCGGCACGAGGCGAGCAGCATGTCGGTCGTGCTGTACAACGCCGACGCGGCCGCGCTGCCCCTGGCCACCGTTCGGGCTCTCACCGACCTGGAGAGCGAGGAGTCGGACCTCCAGTGCAACGTGGCGGTGCGCCACACGGACCCAGGCAAGTTGCGCAAGCTCTACGCCGAGCTGGTGAGCAAGTCCGATGCGGACCCTGACGTTCCCGTGGTCAGCGAGACCTCGGACAACTTCATGTCGAAGTTGAGGATCTCCGTCGTCCCCACCAGCGGCTCGCTCCCCGAGTCCGCGCACGGCTTCCGCCCCTTCGACATCGCGTTCCTGCACGACGTCGTCGCACGAACCGCCTCACCGGAGTGGGTGCCTCAACACTGGCTCAACGACCGTGACTCGCTCGAGCACGCGCCGTCACGCTGGTCATACCGCAGCGTGTCCGGGGAGAACGAGCTCAAGTCGACGACATTTCTGACCTGCCCACAGCAGACCGCGTCCGGACGTGCCTACGTCGACATGGTGGGCGCAGTGGTGCGGCAGCAGGATCCCCCGGCCGGCCACCACCTGGTTCCGGCACGCCAGATCTCGCTGAAGAACGAGCGCCTGGGCGACATCTTCCGGGATGCGCACCAGATCGCTGAGTGGGTGGCCACCTACGACGAGCTGCTCGACAAGCGGCAGCTGCTGGCCAACGACATCAAGGTGGTGCGATACCGCCGTCACAGGACCAACGGGCGCAACATGATCGTCAGCTCGACGTCCGAGCTGCGCCTGCTCAAGGTCCTCGCGCGTCGCCGCATTGACGAGCTGGGTCTCAACGTGCCTGTCGACCGGCTCGACGCGGCCGCGGATCGCGTCATCCGCGACGCGCTGGCGGTATCGGGCGACATCGTCTTGCGCGCCGCGAAGCGCGGCGTGTCCGCCGGCGAGATGCTGGGCCTGACGCTCAGCCGCTACCTCGTTCAGCACGAGTTCTGGCGTGTGTGCGGCAGCCCGCAGAAGAGCCCGGTGCAGGTCTTCTTCCTTCTTGACGACTACGCGAGCTGGCTGGCGCAGCGCGAGAGCCGCATTGCCGACCTGCTCGGACTTTGCATCGAGGAGTCGTCGGAAGGCATCCGTCTGCACCTGGCGGTTGTCGAGTCGAAGTACGTCGCCGCCGAAGCCGCCGCGGACGCCAAGCGCGGCTCCCGGGCACAGTTGCTGGCGACGCTGACCACCTTGAGGGAGGCGCTGTTCGGCGACCCTGGCAGACTGGACAGAGACCTTTGGCTCGCGCGCCTGGCTGACCTCCTGATCGATGCCGTCATCCCCCCAGACCAGACCGCCCTGCTCGAGCGCGCACGGGATGAGATCCGCAAAGGAACGGTGCAGCTGTCATTGCGCGGCTACTCCCACGTGTTCCTTCACAGCGCAGATGCCGGCCAGCCAGATACACAGTCGATGCGTGCACCCGTGGAAATCAGCGCTCCCGCGATCGCTTTCCAGGAGGTTTTCGATCGAACGGCCCTGCGGCGCATCGCGGAGGCGTATGCACAGGAACGCGACCCGACCGAGGTCCGGGAGTCGATCGGTGGTGACAAGCCATGGCAGCTGAGCGACGCCCATGCGCCCGCTGCGCGGGTCACCTGGACCGACATGATTGGCAAGCTGGTGGGTGACACTGCACCGCCGCCCGTCGCCGCGGCGCCTGCGGCACCGGAAGCCCCGGCGGCCGTCGTGCCGGGAGAGGAACCTGCTGCAGCCGCTCCGGAGCCAGCGGTTCCCCTCGAACCTGCGGTGCCGCTGGCCGTCGCCGCGCCACTGGACGTAGCGGCGCCGCAGCCAGCTGCGGCCTACGGTCCGGCGTTGACGCAGCTCATCGGAAGCCACGCCGGGTCCGCTTCGACCGCGACTGACGACAGGGAGGCCTGGGCCCGCGAGATGACAGCGGCGCTGAAGAAGGCGCTGAACAGCTATGGCCTGCAGGCCAACGTCATCGGCACGCGCTTGACACCTAACGGCTGCCTCGTGCGTTTGGCCGGTTCCGATCGGCTTCGGGTCGAAGACATCGAGTCGAAGCGCATGCAGCTGCTCACGACCCACAGCCTGCAGCTGGTGACCGTCCAGCCCAAGCCGGGCGAGATCATCGTGTCGATCGCCGGCGAGAAGCGCCAGGCGGTTTCGCTGTGGGATGTCTGGGCACGGCGAGAACTCAAGCGCAACGCGGCGGGCATCAATACTTCGTTCGCACTCGGCCTGCAGGAACTCAATGGCAACGTCCTTTACCTGAATCTAGGCGGCGATTTTGGCGGCCTGTCGCAGCACGAGCCGCACTCTCTGGTCGCCGGCGCGACGGGCAGCGGCAAGTCGGTGCTCATCCAGTCGCTGCTGCTGGACATTGCCGCGACCAACCCCAGCCGCCTTGCCAAGATCGTCCTGATCGATCCGAAGATGGGGGTCGACTATGCCGCGCTCGAAGCGTTACCGCACCTACGCGAGCCGATCATCACGACGCAGGAGCGGGCCATCGAGGTGCTGAAGGCGCTCGTCGAAGAAATGGACCAGCGGTACCGGCAGTTCGCGGAAGTCCGAGCCCGGGACCTGCCAACCTTCAACTCGAAAATCACGCCAGATCGCCGACTCCCGATGATCGTGCTTGTGCACGACGAGTTCGCGGACTGGATGCTCGACGACAACTACAAGGGCGTGGTGAGTGCGGCAGTGGCTCGCCTGGGCGTCAAGGCACGCGCGGCTGGCATCCATTTGGTCTTCGCTGCGCAGCGTCCCGACAAGGACGTTATGCCGATGCAGCTACGAGAGAACCTGGGCAACCGGCTCATTTTGAAGGTGGCCAGTGAAGCCACTTCGAAGATCGCGCTCGATCGTCCAGGGGCCGAACTGTTGCTCGGCAAGGGGCATCTCGCAGCCAAGCTTGCGGGCGAACAAGGCCTGGTGTTCGGCCAGGCGCCCTTTCTCAATGACGACGACATCGCCGCCGCAGTAGCCGCGATCGTGAACGACGACAACTAG